The following proteins come from a genomic window of Lytechinus pictus isolate F3 Inbred chromosome 1, Lp3.0, whole genome shotgun sequence:
- the LOC129257959 gene encoding uncharacterized protein LOC129257959 yields the protein MQATSYPTQPGVPGQTVYVHQPAPVNYHSTVQNPNSTSGVSQNFNGAAGRATGWLQLFLGIGSIVVAIGELVLQTDVGYVAMGIWAAVLFYIPTGILGICSMQKNTCVIIGYLTMSIITANVAFGQMIVGAIGAGILSNYVSHCDWVYVYCDPSFRNGSIACDSLLAILGLVEMIVAIVASAYCCGGMACGQSSTRTTTTTVYTQQTTPMVVTTGQYAQPTGIAQPPPAYNVQQAYPPAGQPVPQAGYNQTAGYNQTGYNQAAAAHVSPYNQQAAAVPTKPGGMVA from the exons ATGCAGGCCACATCTTATCCGACCCAGCCGGGAGTCCCGGGTCAGACGGTCTATGTTCATCAGCCTGCCCCAGTTAACTACCATTCTACTGTCCAGAATCCAAACTCGACGAGTGGTGTGTCTCAGAACTTCAATGGAGCAGCAGGAAGAGCAACCGGTTGGCTGCAGCTCTTTCTCGGTATTGGGAGCATTGTCGTTGCCATTGGCGAGTTGGTACTCCAGACTGATGTTGGCTACGTCGCTATGGGGATCTGGGCTGCTGTTCTG TTCTACATCCCAACTGGGATCTTAGGAATATGTTCCATGCAGAAGAACACTTGTGTA atcATCGGTTATCTTACGATGAGCATCATAACTGCCAATGTTGCCTTTGGTCAAATGATTGTTGGTGCCATTGGGGCAGGGATCTTAAGTAATTACGTCTCACACTGCGATTGGGTATACGTTTACTGCGATCCATCCTTCAGG AACGGAAGCATTGCTTGTGACTCTTTGTTGGCCATCCTTGGATTGGTAGAGATGATTGTAGCTATTGTGGCTTCTGCTTACTGTTGCGGTGGTATGGCCTGTGGCCAATCGTCAACCCGAACCACAACCACCACTGTG TACACCCAGCAGACGACCCCAATGGTTGTAACAACTG GCCAGTATGCCCAGCCGACAGGGATCGCCCAACCCCCTCCAGCTTACAACGTTCAGCAGGCTTACCCTCCAGCGGGCCAACCTGTCCCTCAAGCCGGATACAACCAGACCGCCGGATACAACCAGACCGGATACAACCAAGCCGCAGCTGCCCATGTTTCCCCTTACAACCAACAAGCAGCTGCTGTACCAACCAAACCTGGCGGAATGGTGGCTTAA